Within Candidatus Rubrimentiphilum sp., the genomic segment CAGTTCATCGTCCTCGATAAACTCGATGGCCCGCTCCAGCGACATCTCTTCCGCCGGGGCGAGGTTGACGTTTTCGTCCGAGCCAGCCGCGCGCATGTTGGTGAGTTTTTTGGCGCGCACGGCGTTGAGCGCGACGTCGCTGTCGTCGTTGGCGCGGCCTACTATCATGCCTTCATACACGTCAACGCCCGGACCGACGAAGAAACGCCCGCGCTGCTGGACGCCCATGAGCGCGTAGCCGGTCGTGCGTCCGGTGTCGGTGGTGACGAGGGCGCCGACGTTGCGTCCGGGCAACTCGCCCATCCACGGTTCGTGATCGTAATAGGTGTGCGACATGATGGCCGTGCCGCGTGTCAGCGTCAGCAGTTCACCGCGCAGGCCGAAGATGGCGCGGGTGGGCATCGTGTACTCGAGCCGGCGCGAGCTGCCGATCGAAATCATGTTCGACATGAGCGCCTTTCGCGCGCCGAGCGCTTCGATCACGGGACCTGCGTACTCGTCGGGCACGTCGACGACGACGTACTCAATCGGCTCAAGTTTTTGGCCGTTGCGTTCGGTGACGATGACCTGCGGTTTTGAGACTTGCAGTTCGTAGCCTTCGCGGCGCATCGTTTCGATGAGAATAGAAAGATGCAGTTCGCCGCGGCCGCGAACTTCGAACGTGTCGGCAGAATCGGTCTCTTCGACGCGCAGCGCGACGTTCGATTCGAGTTCGCGCGTGAGCCGGTCGCGGATCTGGCGCGAGGTGAGAAACTTCCCTTCGCGCCCGGCAAACGGCGAGTTGTTCACGCTGAAGAACATCGAGACGGTGGGTTCGTCCACGGCAACGGCGTGCACGCCTTCGGGCGCCTGGACGTCCGCGATGGTGTCGCCGATGTTCAAGCCTTCGATTCCGGAGACGCAGATGATGTCGCCGGCCATCGCCTCTTCGACTTCGATGCGCTCCAAGCCGAAGAACGTCAGCATTTTCGTAAGGCGCAGTCCCGTCTCGACGGTGCCGTCGCGCGAGACTTTGACAATCGGCGCGTTCACGCGCGCCGAGCCGCGGAAGATGCGGCCGATTCCGACGCGACCGACGTATTGGTTGTGATCGATCGCCGAAACCAGCAGCTGCAGCGGGCCGTCTTGGGCCGGCGCTTCCGGCACGCGGTCGGCGATCGCCTGGAAGAGCGGTTCGAGCGATTCGCTTTGATCGTCCATCGAACGTTTGGCGATGCCGAGCTTGGCGTTCGTGTAGACCACGGGAAATTCGGCTTGTTCGTCGTTGGCGCCCAGCTCGACGAAGAGGTCGAAGACGTCGTTGACGATTTCGCTCGGGCGGGCATCCTTGCGATCGATTTTGTTGATGACAACGATCGTCTTCAGATCGAGCTCGAGCGCCTTGCGGAGCACGAACCGGGTCTGGGGCATCACGCCCTCGGCGGCGTCGACCAGCAGCAGAACGCCCTGCACCATCTGCAGCACGCGCTCGACCTCGCCGCCGAAATCGGCGTGGCCGGGCGTATCCACGATGTTGAATTTAATGTCGCCGTGCTTAATGGCGGTGTTCTTGGCGAGGATCGTGATGCCGCGCTCGCGTTCGAGCGGATTGGAGTCGAGCACGCGCGTGGCGACCTGCTGGCCTTCGCGGAAAATACCGCTTTGTTTGAGCATGGCGTCGACGAGCGTGGTTTTGCCGTGATCGACGTGCGCGATGATTGCGACGTTGCGGATGTCAGGGCGCGTGAGGATCATGCGGTCTGTTTCGCCTTCCGGCAAGGAGCCGCCCCCACGGGAGAGGGAGGCGGCGGCAGCGTAAGCTTGGTCGGTGGCCGTGAAAAAAGTCGAACGCATCGGCGAGCATCTCTTTGTGAACGCGGACTGCGTGCGCGGGGCGGTCGCGCATCTGCCCGACGCAAGCGTCGATTTGATCGTCACCGATCCGCCCTACGGAATCGAGGGCGACCGCCTGCACCGCCATTACAACCGGGACGAGCGGTTTGTCGTCGACGGCTATGTCGAGGTCGACGCGAAAAAATACAAGGCGTTCAGCCGCGCCTGGATCGCGCAGGCCGAACGCGTGCTGCGGCCCGGCGGACAGCTCTACGTGGTCTCCGGCTATACGAATCTGTACGACGTGCTCGACGCTTTGCGGCGCACGAAGCTGCGCGAGATCAATCACCTCATTTGGAAGTACAACTTCGGCGTGTACACGTCGGCGAAGTTCGTCTCGTCGCATTATCACGTGCTGTATTATGCGAAGCCGGGCGGCCGGCGGACGTTCAACTTACAGGCGCGCTTTGCGTTGGATGAAACCGCCGGCGACGGCCGCTCGCTGAACTATCGCGATCGCGAGGACGTGTGGACGATCAATCGCGAGTACAAGCCGGGCCAGCGGAAAAACAAAAACGAGCTCCCGAAGGCGCTGCTCCAAAAAATTCTGGCGTACAGTAGTAAGGAAGGCGATCTGGTTTGCGATTTCTTCATGGGCGGCGGCTCGACGGCCGCGGTAGCGATCGGAATGAACCGGCGGTTCGTCGGCTTCGAGATCTCGGAGCGAACGTTCCGCAGCCGCGTGCCGGAGTTACGCAAAGTCGCGCCGGGCTCGATGCTGCAGCCCGAGCCGGCGCCGCATGTCGTGCGCAATCGGGGGAAATCATGGAGTCCCGCCGAGGCGGAGCGCCTTGCTGCCCGCTATCGCGACTTGCGTGCATCGGGCGCCGCTCAGAGCGCGATCGTCGCGACGCTGAGCGCCGAATTCGAACGCGGCGCCTGGGCGATCCGCAAGCGCCTTACGCGCTACATGTGAAAGCGGTACGTGTAGTCAAAGTTCTCGTCGTTGCCGTACCCGCTGGGTGAATGCACGAAGCGGAACATTTTGTTGGTAAAGCCCGAGGGGCAACTGTCGTACGAATGTGCGCGCCAAGCGTCGTCGAGCGAAAACGCATTGTTGAGATCCACGCAGTAATAGTCATCAGCGTCGGTGCTTCCGCTCCAGTTCGTGCCGTCGGCGGCTTGCGCGTAGACCTAGAAGCCTTCGGCATCCGTCCAGTAGCTGCCGACGTACATGCACTCGCCTCCCTGAATTTTCCACCAGCCTTTTGCGAGGCCGTCGGAGTCGAGGTCGATCGGTTCAGCCGCGGCTACCCAAATCTGAAACGTCGTGTCGTTGCAGGCGGTCAGGTGAACGTGCTGGCTTTGCGCCAGAGCGGGACGCGGCGCAAGCGCGGCCGCAGCCAGACCGAGCGTCAAAATTATGACAAAAATGCGAGGCATCATACGGACCTCCCCTAAAATTTAGCGGCGGCGGATTTTGCAGTAATCGCCGGCTCGGATTACTTCGTAGTTGCCCGGCTTGCTGATCTCGAGACTGCACGGCCAAAAGCCCGGCTTGCCGTGGACGTGGACAGTTGCATTTGCTGCGATCCGCTGCGCGCGGCTGCCCGATTTTTCGCCGGGAAACTCCGCGGTTTCATGGCCGTAGAGCCAGTTCTTGTCCTGCGTCACGCCGATTCGGTAGACGATTCGCACACTAATGACGTACGACTGGGCGTTGTATACCCGAATGTCCTCGGCCGCTCGCACGGGCGTGATTGCACCGGCGCACAACAAAACGGCAAGAGGGAAAACCGCGAGCTTCATGCCCTTTTGTTTCCCGCCGTTTCAGAGCGCACCCTGTCGCGGTCCAGGAAGCAGACGAGGAGGCGGGTTCGTCCTCCAATCGCCGTCGATATCGGTCGAAGGGGCAACGTACAAGCATCGGTAATCTCGTCCCATGAAAACATTTCGAAGTGCCGTTATTGCGACGTGTGTTTTTTTCGTTATGTCGTCTGCAATTTGTCGAGCCGATGGTTATATAACAATTCGCTTGGCCAATCCGGACGGTCCGCTGGCGCAAACGCAGTGGCGAATTACTCCGGGAATTCAAATGCGCAGCGGCAGAGGCTCCCTCTTTAGCAAGACAATTCGGGGCCACGAATCAGCGAGTTGGCCGGCGCTGGATCGGAACGGAAATTTTATATTTGTTCTTGATGTCGACGAGGTCGGAGGTTCCCGGTCAGTGCGTTGCGTCAAGGATCACCTCGGCGGAAGGCCCAGCAATTGGAAGATAGAGGTTGAAGGCGTTCCCGTTTTTGGGGGCAAGTCGGTCGCCGTCAAGTGCGCAGTGGTCGAAGAGTAGTCGGGTATCCGGACAAAGATTATGGGAGAGTACGGGTCTGGTGGCTCGCACGGTATTCAAACGCCTCCACGCGTTTCCTGACCAACTCGCGTAATTCCGGAAAAGCCCGATATAATCGCCCAAGCAGCGATTCATTCTCCTAACTAGTCCGCCCAAGAAGGGCTCAATCAGCGCCCGTCCGTGACAAATCCGTGACACGCCAGACCTACAATACGCGGCGCCCGAAAGTTCTTACAGAACACGAATCGTCGAGCCAGAGGCAGGACCCCAGGGAAGTGTTAATGCACCATTCCGTTGCAATGCGTCTGCTCGCCGTACTCGCGATGTCATTTGGGGCGATAACAGCGTGCGGAGCCGCCAGTGAATACATGGCCGGAGATGCACATGCAATTGACCTAGCACGACATGTTCCCGGTGCAAACCGGCTCGAAAAATATCCGGGAACTTTTGGCTGGCAGGTGGTCATGTACTGCACGCGACTGGGTAAATGCCCCGAGGTCTCAGGCACAGAAAACCCAAAGTTGTATCCTATACGCGTTATCTGCTACTGCGATCAGGACGCTGCTCGCCCGCGCGGGTGGTTCATTGAGTCTAATCTGCATACAAACTCCGCACGAGCAATCAGCGGAGACCATAGGTTGCAGAAGCTTTATGACTTGCCATAGGAAAGCGCCTCGTTCCGATCGCGAACGCGCAGCAGTCGTACGTCGGCTTTAACAACAAAAGAACGCAAGACAATGATAATTGGGTATGACCACCTTGTAGAACTTCTGCGCAAATCGGGGTTGCCAAACCAAGACGCTGACCCGGGTGACGCTCTTTACATCCGATTCAAAAAAATCGACAGAATTGAAGGATCGGACGAATTTACAACCCCCGACGGAGCGATTGTGAAACTGGATCTTGATGGTGAGGAAGATCTTTGCGGCATCGAGATCGTGCTGACTCGTTGATCACAAGTACAACGTTGATTAATCTTCGCACGCGCGAGATGAGTTTCGCGGGCTTAGCGATTGCCCTTGCCCTTACAGGTACAGCATGTTCCTTCGATTACAGAAATCAGGCCTTTCCCGGCTGTTCAAGGCAAACGGTGTTAGGGGATGTCAGCGCAAGTGCTCCACGGCACGTAGCAACAATAAGACTGAGCGATGGCCACTTCTATAGAAACCATGATGATATAGTACTGCACAGTGAACGCGAACGTTATCCAAAGGGCACGCATGTTGTGCTTTGCCGACTGCAGAAACATGGCGAGAGGTATTCTATCGCACGCGACATTATCGGAATCCCATATGAGCATTTCGACAAGATTAAATAGATTTTCGCGGAACGAACGAGGCCGTTAAATTAGGTGAATCCCGATGTAATTAGGGTTATGGGAGAGTACGGGTCTGGTGGCCCGCACGGTCTTCAAAACCGCTGAGGCCGGCGCAAGCCGGCTGGTAGGTTCGATTCCTACACTTTCCCGCCAATGCTCGCTGGCTATGTCACCAGAATGTTCGACATCATTCCGGTGTCTTCGTGCGGCAAGATGTGGCAATGATAGACGGTCTTACCTTTGTATCCTTTAAAGCGCACGCGCATCTTTACCGTGCCCGGCTTTCCATTGTATTTGGGCGGGACAAAGATCGTATCGCAGATCAACGGAGGATCGACCGGCTCTCCGTTGATTTCGAAGACCTGAAATGAGTTGTCGTGTAAGTGAAACGGATGACCGCACATGTCTGAGGTGGCTTCTATCGTCCATTCTTCGGCGGTGCCGTTTTTCGGAAAAGCCGAGCAGGTCATCTCGTCGTAGAACTGGCCGTTGACCGTAAAGGAAAACCCCGTCAGGATTTCGGTCGTGGTTCCCGTATCGAAGGTCACCGTGCGATTGCGCACCACTTGCTGCTTGGTGATGATCGGGTACTCGCGTTTGGGAACCGGCAAACGTTTGGGAATCTCCATGTGCACCGGCGTACCACTCACGACAAACTTCGCCAAGTCGAGCCTCGGATACGGATTGACCGAAATGCCATCGTTGGCAGCCGCTGAAAGCGTATAGGTTCCGGGCGTCTGCGGGGCGCGAATCAACAGTTCGTTCCGGTTTCCGCTCGATGCGAGGATCGTCGAACCGTCGAAGACGTTGGCTGGAGTGACCATCGTCGTGCCCGTTTGTTTCAGGAGCGCGGGCTCCAAGAAGTTGACCCCGTCGACGCCGATCTGATAGACGTCCATGCCCGGCAGCACCAACGGCAATACGATGACGTTGGTCCCGGTCAGCATCCGCAGTCGTACGACCTCGCCCGGCCGCATCGTAAATTCGGGAGGCGGCAATGTCGTATACGTGCCGTCACGTCCTGTGGTGTGATCGAGCCACGTGACGCCCTGCCCGTTGACGGTGAACATCACGTAATCCGTGTGCAGATTGTAGCCGCCTTTTTTCGGGGACTCATACGGGATCGGTTCCAGCTCAAAATGGTCCGGCTTGTTCGGCGTTGCGTTCACCTGCAGCGACTGGACGACGAGAAAGATCTCACGTGCCGCCGCGATCTCCGGAACATCGTCGACCGGTCCGCGGATAACGAGTAAGCCGGCCATACCGCCGCTGACCTGCACGTCGGTCGAGCCGTGAAGGTGTGGATGATACCAGTACAACCCGCTGGGGTGGTCCGCTGGAATCGGAAAGTCATACCGGTACGACTCGCCGGGCCTGATCGCAATCATCTTCGCGTGCGGGTTGCTCGTTCCGAGCGGTTGGAAGAGATGCGGAATTGTCTGTACGCCGTGAACGTGCAGATTGGTCGAATTGAACTCGTGCGGGTTGTTCATCGGATCGATCTTGCTTGCGGAGAGGCGCGTAGCCACCGGATACATATCGTTCGCGTCTTTCGGGAACGGAATCTCGAGCGGCTCCCCCGGCAGATCCGCCGGTCGATTCGACGGTAACTCGTTGACGATCCTAACGCGCAGCAGATGGCCGGGACGGGTCGTCATTACCGGGCCGTACGTTCTTCCCGCATAGGTGCGCGTACGCAAAACGCGTTCGCCGAACTGCGTCGTCGCGTAGCGGACGGGAATCGTATACGCGTCAACCTTACCTCCACGCATTGGCGACGACCAGGCGTCGGAGGGCAGAACCGCGCCCGCCGCCGCGGCGGTGAGCGATCCAAAAACAAAACGACGTCGATTCATAACGACCTCACGTAACTAGCCCCCAGTTCGCATGCCACGGCGCCAAGGTCCTCCGCGAGCCTAGGATGCGCTACCGGAAGTAAGTCCTATGGACTATGCCGCCCTAGAGACTGGGCGTACGTAAAGACATTCTCCGGATCGTACTTGTGTTTGATTTCGTTTAAGCGCGCCACATGCGTGCCGTAGTATTGGTGTTGCCAGTCTGAAAGAAATGGATCCGCATATCCTTGGTATGCGCTGCCCGAAAGCCATGGCCGAACGGAATCGTACATCGCTTGGGTCCATGCGATATTGGCGCGCGCCACCGATGCCGGGGAGCCGGGCTGCCAGCGCGCTTGGTACTGCGTTACGATCCGGATGTCGCGGTGCGCGAATGCCATCGCGTCGAGCCCCGGTTGCGAGATCGCGCCGCCCGCCGATTCGAACGCGA encodes:
- the typA gene encoding translational GTPase TypA, which codes for MILTRPDIRNVAIIAHVDHGKTTLVDAMLKQSGIFREGQQVATRVLDSNPLERERGITILAKNTAIKHGDIKFNIVDTPGHADFGGEVERVLQMVQGVLLLVDAAEGVMPQTRFVLRKALELDLKTIVVINKIDRKDARPSEIVNDVFDLFVELGANDEQAEFPVVYTNAKLGIAKRSMDDQSESLEPLFQAIADRVPEAPAQDGPLQLLVSAIDHNQYVGRVGIGRIFRGSARVNAPIVKVSRDGTVETGLRLTKMLTFFGLERIEVEEAMAGDIICVSGIEGLNIGDTIADVQAPEGVHAVAVDEPTVSMFFSVNNSPFAGREGKFLTSRQIRDRLTRELESNVALRVEETDSADTFEVRGRGELHLSILIETMRREGYELQVSKPQVIVTERNGQKLEPIEYVVVDVPDEYAGPVIEALGARKALMSNMISIGSSRRLEYTMPTRAIFGLRGELLTLTRGTAIMSHTYYDHEPWMGELPGRNVGALVTTDTGRTTGYALMGVQQRGRFFVGPGVDVYEGMIVGRANDDSDVALNAVRAKKLTNMRAAGSDENVNLAPAEEMSLERAIEFIEDDELVEVTPKSIRLRKRILKESERVRQRKREKVNA
- a CDS encoding site-specific DNA-methyltransferase — protein: MAVKKVERIGEHLFVNADCVRGAVAHLPDASVDLIVTDPPYGIEGDRLHRHYNRDERFVVDGYVEVDAKKYKAFSRAWIAQAERVLRPGGQLYVVSGYTNLYDVLDALRRTKLREINHLIWKYNFGVYTSAKFVSSHYHVLYYAKPGGRRTFNLQARFALDETAGDGRSLNYRDREDVWTINREYKPGQRKNKNELPKALLQKILAYSSKEGDLVCDFFMGGGSTAAVAIGMNRRFVGFEISERTFRSRVPELRKVAPGSMLQPEPAPHVVRNRGKSWSPAEAERLAARYRDLRASGAAQSAIVATLSAEFERGAWAIRKRLTRYM
- a CDS encoding DUF1036 domain-containing protein is translated as MMPRIFVIILTLGLAAAALAPRPALAQSQHVHLTACNDTTFQIWVAAAEPIDLDSDGLAKGWWKIQGGECMYVGSYWTDAEGF
- a CDS encoding DUF2283 domain-containing protein — its product is MIIGYDHLVELLRKSGLPNQDADPGDALYIRFKKIDRIEGSDEFTTPDGAIVKLDLDGEEDLCGIEIVLTR
- a CDS encoding multicopper oxidase domain-containing protein, with protein sequence MNRRRFVFGSLTAAAAGAVLPSDAWSSPMRGGKVDAYTIPVRYATTQFGERVLRTRTYAGRTYGPVMTTRPGHLLRVRIVNELPSNRPADLPGEPLEIPFPKDANDMYPVATRLSASKIDPMNNPHEFNSTNLHVHGVQTIPHLFQPLGTSNPHAKMIAIRPGESYRYDFPIPADHPSGLYWYHPHLHGSTDVQVSGGMAGLLVIRGPVDDVPEIAAAREIFLVVQSLQVNATPNKPDHFELEPIPYESPKKGGYNLHTDYVMFTVNGQGVTWLDHTTGRDGTYTTLPPPEFTMRPGEVVRLRMLTGTNVIVLPLVLPGMDVYQIGVDGVNFLEPALLKQTGTTMVTPANVFDGSTILASSGNRNELLIRAPQTPGTYTLSAAANDGISVNPYPRLDLAKFVVSGTPVHMEIPKRLPVPKREYPIITKQQVVRNRTVTFDTGTTTEILTGFSFTVNGQFYDEMTCSAFPKNGTAEEWTIEATSDMCGHPFHLHDNSFQVFEINGEPVDPPLICDTIFVPPKYNGKPGTVKMRVRFKGYKGKTVYHCHILPHEDTGMMSNILVT